The genomic stretch TTGGAGACTACATTCTGTCAAGCGGATGATGTATGCTTTAGAATATTTTAGCACATAATATACATTTGAAATAGTTTCAGAAAGGGGCAATTTTAGGTAGGTCTTTCatcaaagtatttttttttttaataaaaaaaatatataacaatcACTGGTAGGCATGTGCGGTTTGCGGCTTTACTTTGCATAATGAGAATGTGCTTGATGATTTTAGAAGGGAAGATTTATTTTGCCTAATTTCCTCGGTTTTATATTAAACCAAATGTATTTGCGCTGAATGGTAACTATGGCTGTGGCAGTGTAGATGTTATGTGGTGGTGTTGAATAATTCCTGTCCTAAATAGAGTCATTTCAGAATGTAAAATGTAACCTCATGGATTATTTGGCAACATGGCCGTGTTGTGGAAGGGGAAACAGAATAACAGCCAATGAGATCTATCCACTATTATAGAAGCTGTGtcataacacaataacataattCATCAAGAcgagatatttttttattttgttactTTGAAGTGGTCTTAATTTTGTTAACCCAGCATTATTGGGGATACATTTGGAATTTGTAGACTTTCTTTTGATTTTGTATCACATCTCTTGGGGGAGAAAAAAAAGTATCATCATGATTTTAAAGTAGGCTTTGATGAACTACCTCACTAAATTTCAATAAGTTCTTGGATACTTAGTTGCCCACATGATTAGCTATTGAAGACATGTGAATACAGATtccgttatttatttatttgaaagtGTACTATTGTCAATGTTAGGAAACTTCTAGTTTTGTACATTATGAATACTTCACCTAGAAGTAAAGATAATTGTTTATGTACATTTCctctaaaaaacttttttttttttacagttcatGTGCAATACCTTCCGCAAAATGTGCTAGGAGTAAACTAAGTGATGGGTCTAGCCCATGTTAGTTTGTATGTTTCTGAAGGTAGAGAAATGTTTGGTACTGTCAATCCatgttttccttttttttttatgAATTAGGATGATTCTCTATGACTTTAATCTAGTCATGTTACGTAATCGGTCCTATACCAGTCCAATCTGTGgccagagggagcagagagaggggagtacaTCATGCGTGGCCAATAGATTTTGATCGGTAAGGCCAAATAATGGtaaataaaagtttaaaaaagTAATACCTAAAAACAAAGTCATATGTATGGTGCTGGTTTGTTATGTTTGCTCGTGAAGCCAGCCATGCAAGTAGTTAAGAATTCTTGGCTCTGTGTGTCTTGGACCACAGCCAATGAACAGTGCACTACTCGAATAAATGCATTGTGATCTGATGATACACCCCCccctaaaataaaaaaataaaaaatatgtactGCAAGTAAAATAAACACAATTTGAGTCATGCATTTGCAGGTTGTTTTTGTACATGATCTTGAGATTTTGTATAATTTGGTGGTACAATGAGTACACACCAAGTGCTAAGTGTAAGATGAACTAAACACAAGCATGCTGACCCATACAGCATCACTCACAAAATGACACCGGTCATCTTTATTTGCTCATATTGCCATAATGCCATTCATTACAAGTGTGTAGATTCATAATAAATAAGCACCTTCAAATCTTAATCAAAGACTATAAATATTTCACCGGTTTAAGTTTGAGGAGAATATAAACAATAGACTCTTGTCTAAATCAGTCCAAGTCTTTCAGAACACCACCTTGTAAACGTAAGCATAGGAACAGCACACGAAAGGGGTCATCAGACAACATTAGTCATGTGATTCTTGTATGAAATGCAAAAAGAACACGGAAAAAAATACAGTCACATTGCCTTGAAACTAATACACATTGTCACAATATTAAAACACGATTATAGGGGACTTCAGGAACCAGATCATGTTTCGTGTTCAGGCCTCCAGACATGTCTAAACAGTAGCAACAGTTTCTAGCAACAGTTTCACCACATGCAACGCTCGCATAAGAATTATCTGGGGGAAATGTATATAATTGTTACGCGTTCAAATCTATATCAATGTTTTGATAATGAATTCACACTCAATTTACAGGGCTGGCTTGATCAACAACACATTACATTCACTGAAGCATACAGTACATTCTGTTTCAACATTTTCATTCAATTAACTATTGGCACCTTACTGCAAGTAACTCTGGGGATAGTAGTGATACATTAAGGTTGAGCAATACATGAACCATTTGGACAAGCACACACCGTTTTCTTTCTTAAATTCTAAAAGTCCCTGAAGGCACAGCCGGTATACCTTTGAATTGTTTCTTTGAGGGCAGTGGTCAGCTTCATGTGCCCCAAACCGTCATGGCGGATTCAACACGGGACCTTATAAGCAGAGTATTTGGTATTGTTGTATTTGCACATTGTGTACTGTAGTAGGCAGCATATGATTAACAAAGCCGTGATTATTGTACAATCATAATGATAGTAGTTGACCCCTTTTGTTTTACATTAAAGGTATACGGACAGAGTTGACCAGAGTAAAACCAAGGACCGAGGCTTTGTCACCAGATAGATACTCATGGTAGTCATAGGCACACTTAGAGGCCTGAGGAAAGATAGAGATGCAGCTGCCTGCGTTGGACAACATGCATTATTATTCATTGAGTCTATGGACCTCTTAGTCTCCCTAGCCAGACTCATGGCACTCGGCTGCGGGAAGAGACTATAGAAGTCTATGACCAGGGCTATTAAATGTTGCTGGTCCTTGCTCCCAGAGTCAGGTCTCCCAGAGTGGAGAAGAAgtcctccatttccctctccaGGAGCCTGTTCCTGTTCTCTGCATCGTGACGGCCTCGGTCTGAGTTGCGGAGCTTGATCTCCAGCATGCGCTgcttcttcctctcctgctccATCTCCTGCTCCAGGCGCTCCATCTGAGAGCACAGAGCAGCACTCGACTCCTCCAGCCTGCAGGGGGTACATACGTAGGTTGATTTACACAACTGTAGAGCCGGCTCTCCTCAATACCTGCAAGTAACCCGAGTAAGATTGTTGACTGATTTGTAGCCTGCAGACTTACTTTTTGATGATGGTCTCATAGGCCACCTTCTGTTTCCTCAGCTCGTCCTTCAGACCCTCCACCAGGCTGGTAAGTACTTTGGAGCCTCCGTCAAGGTCTTCCGGCGTCAAGATGGACGGCACCAATATATTGGCTATGGTGTTCCCATTGTCACTGCAGCCTGCACTGCTAACACACAGCTCCATGGCTTCACTACTGTCATGTTCTTGCTCTGAGACCCTATCtccaactctctcctcctcccggcCTCCCATCTGGCCCTGGTGCTGGGGTAAGGCTAGCTCCTGCCACTGGCACTCCCCTGGACCCTTCCCGTTACCACAGTTAGGCCCCGAGGGCTCGCTGCCTGAGTCAGGTGTGGCGATTTCACAGGAGGAGGTGGACCAAGGCGTGCTGGCTACGCTAGGGACACTGCCCATGCTGGAGGAAGAGGTGACGTTGTCATAGGTGGACAGTCTCTGGGAAGAGCTGGTGGAGTCCCTGACACGCTCCCCCGAGGCGGTGCGCCTGTGGCTCCTCAGAGAGGACAGCCCGTTCATCAGCCAGTTTCCACTATAGGACGCGCCCACGTCAGCCGCGCAAACAGCCGGCTTGGCCTGAGGAGGAGGCCGCGGCGTGGAGGAGCCCTTGAAGGAGTACTTCCAGGAGGGAACATTCTTGGTCTGCTTGCTGGGGCTGACCACCGTCTCCCCCTTCCCTGAAGGAGCGAGTCTGAGTGGAGGGGTGGTGGCGGCGCAGAGTTTAGCATCCAgagaagaggcgctgctgcaggCGAGGTCCTCGTTGGGGTTGGTGGGACAGCTCTGGAGGTCCTCCTCAGAAATCCAGCCACCGATACTGTGCTGCTGGAGCTGTTGGCCTTGGAGGGTCACCTCTGACTGGGGAACAGGGACCTCCAGCTCCCCCCTCCCAGAATACAGACGTTTATGCTCACTGATCAGTACGGTCATGAGGCTCTGGACTAGGGAGGTCCCTTTACAGGAAACAATAAAAAGGTATAAGGAACCATACTGTACAATACTGTTCTACTTTGGATTAGTATACGTTTTTGTGAACCGGACATAGAGTAGATGAGTCATGAATAGATAGCATGCAATAGTAAAGTGTTTCGGTACTCTACTTTCCATAAACTGATGTACCGCATCTACTCTGCATCCTACTTCCCAACCATTTGAATGAAAACAATATCAGGAAAGTCTCAGATGATTAATACAGTGCCTGTTAACATCAGTAGGATATAAAATGAATGAGTGTTCGTACCTTCCATAATTACCACTGGGTCCTCCATTTTAGGCCGGAGGATGTTTGGTCCAAATACAGTGGCCAGGTTCTGTACACTCATCTTGTTTTTGATTGCGTGAGACTGGACCTCATCAAGAAACCTTTAAAGAAAGGCACGGCACAGCGGAACAGAATTAGAAAGATATGAAAATGTGACTGTGATAAAACAAGATAACTGTGATCTTCTAAGGACGGGAGTTGGATGTTTGTCGACATACTTGCATATGTACTTCAGGAGATTGTAGTTGGCTGGAGGAAGATTGCTCACTTGCTTTCCCAGCTCTTGTACACCCTAAGAAGATAAGACGAGAACCTGAGAATGACATACAGGATCTCAACAGCTCTTGTTTCTTCACACAGACATAATGTACTTGAACACTGTTTTTTATCCAATGACAGAGCAGTTTGGCTATTTTGCTTCAGTCATAGTGTGAGTACTAACGTGACAAGAACTAGTGTAGAGAAGTGTTTCTTACCACCTCCGCGTCTTTGGCCAGCAGCTGAGCACAGGCGAGGAAGTCCTCATACTTGGAGAAAGGGACGACAGGTTCAGGCAGTTCACGGAGGTAGAGCTTCAGCAGGGACGCCACCGTGTGGACGTCAGTGTTACTGCAACGGGGCACGAAATAGTTATCGAAAGTTGCCTTACTAACTATGAATCACAATATCCAAATGCTAAAGGCCTAGTGGCCTACAGTATTGTAGTGGAAGGATTTGGCGtaggatatacagtatgtaggcgTCCTGTGTATACACTATCACAGCTATCGTCAATAATTGaccacccctacctctaccaccacttCTACTTTCGGCTGAACGAATCAGCATTTATTTTGTATTCAATAACAGGAAATGTAGATGACCTTTCATCTACCTGTCAAATAGAGGCTTATCCCCACAGTCAAAGGCTTCCTGTAGATCCTTTACCAGGTTAGTCTGCCCTGACATCCGAAAGAGACCCTCCTCATCCAGACCTCGTTCCTTTATGAAGTCCACACACTGCTCCACCAGAAGAGGTGCCAGGCGATGGCCAAATTTCTTTTCATACTGGACCGTGTCCTCTAAACTCTGGCCAAATATCCCTGCAGGCAAGAAAAACGTATTACATACTCTATTTCAGTATTAAATAATGGTTGTCATTCATTACCATAATAAAATGCCAAACCaattgtcacgagtccgaccgagggtgtttccccttcccgggcgggtggagatcggcggtcgtcgtcaccggcctattagctgccactgattgtttttcctccccctccttgtatgtttagtggtagcacctgttcatgttaattagtttgtctttattagacagccgcctggttgttgtgcgggattatttcattgtaaccttcggctctgttgtaaaggTACGTGTTTGTGCATGGTCGTGATTTTTTTCCCATTGTAtttttttgattccctgtgtttgggaacgcaacttttgtgagcaccctgtgctattaaaagacgcacagcattgaactctgtctcctgcatttgactccacactcacgacacccggagcattaaaCCAATGGAAAGTTATGTTCAGGAATACCAAAATGGAGCATCTCAACATTCAGTAGTTGGATGAACAAGTCAACACAAAATGCAAATCAAAATATAGCTGCGAGCAGCAatgaatggggttcacaggatgacagaaaggaGTTCAGTTGGATAACAAAGTAAGCACTCTGTCATGTGGGAACTTTGCTCCTTTATGTGCAATAAGTGAAAGCATTACCATGTTTATCTCTCAAAACCACAAAGATGACGCAAGTGAAGTTTAGTCTAGTGTTGTATCTTTGAATTCAGCAGGTAATCCTTCTTAAAGTCATTACTTAATTTATTGAGTTTATAAACCAATTCTGGGATTAATTTGACTAATGGTTTGCTAAGATTTGGGAAATGTTTTCAACTTTCAacgttcaaaatgttgtatcaagactggcCCAAAtattgtttattaataacttttcatgttcaaaactgtacTCTTCTCAAACAATAGTATTATATTtgttcactgtaatagctactgtaaattggacagtgcagttagattaacaagaatttcaatatcagatatgtctatgtcctgggaaattttcttgttacttacaacctcatgctaatcgtatTAGCTTACGTTAGCTCGACAGTCCTGTGGAAAGGACACCAATCCCGAAGAAGTTGAGTATCGACGCATAGCGAATCGAAGGAGTTGGAGGTTCATTTCAAAAACTCTAGTCTGCTCTCCACTTTGTGGAGGAATTGAGGTACTTGGAATGGGCCAATACAGAAAATAACCATAGGTCTCACCTACTGTATATAATCTTGCTGTTATCAGCAATTTGTTGTATATCCTCCCAATGTTGGTCCTCTTGACATTAATTAGATATGGGCTAAAGAAGTTCTCTTCGTCATTGCATGCTCCTTCCAAAATGTAATGTATGAAGCCACAAGTAGCCTACTGActacacaggaggttggtggcaccttggggaggacgggctcgtggtaaagGCTGGAGCGGAATCCGTGGAAAGGAATAaatgcatcaaacacatggttggatgccattccattcgctcagccattccagacattattatgagctgtccttccctaagcagcctccactgactgactacaaTAGCGTGCCTCCCATCCAGTTCCAGTGTCGGATAGGTTTAAAGTTATGGCTACACTAAAAACAAAAGGTTCCTGGAGATTCCTTTAGAtgttcttcaaattgaaactgtggaTGAACCCCTATAAGTTCTTCAAAGAACCCCCTTTTAATGGATCCTCAAAGAACCTTTGGGGTTCATTTTTGCGCTACCCCCCCTCCCATGTAATTTTTATTATGAATAATAGCAATACGCATAACAATTACATCAATAACACAATATGTTAGTTCTCAGTGTTTAAGATTTTAGTGGCAAAGCAGAATTTAAAAAATCCAAATATGAGGTAAACTCCCAGCAGAACCGCAAGTCCAATGGGTATATCCTCTGGCGTGTTGATGTTCTGCGTATCCACAGCCAGAATAATTTTGCGGGCCATTTTCAATGCCAAGAACCCTAAGGTTCTTCAAAAAAACCATTGAGGATCTTAGAACAACCCTCATTTTTAGAATGTATGATATGAAAGCATGGATGTCAGTTAGACATGCTGTGATCCTTCTATTTTGAACATCCTCTGTGTGATGTAATATCTGGATATCCAGCTGCCTCCACACACCCTAGCCTATATttcataaagtgctttgagaggccggttatggcacacatcaactccatcatcccagacaccctagacccactcctattttcataccgccccaacagatccatagacgaCCCAATCtgaattgcactccacactgccctcacacAACTAGATAAGAGCAACaactacgtgagaatgctgttcattgactgaagctcaacgttcaacaccattgtcccctccaagctcgtcaccaagcttaggaccctgggactgaacatctTCTTTTGCAACTGGtaccctggacttcctgaagggaaCATCACCTCGGTCACACTGACTCTCAACACAggagtgtgtgcttagtcccctcctgtactccctgtgtatccatgactccaacaccatcatcaagtttgctgatgacacgatggcggtaggcctgatcaccggcgacgatgagacaacctacagggaggaggttagTGACCTGGCACTGTgttgccagaacaacaacctctccctcaatgtaggtaagaccaaggagctgatcgtggactacagaaaacaggggggagcacacccccatccacatcgatggggctgcagtggatcGGGTtgaagcttcaagttcctcggtgtccaaatcactaaggacttaaaatgttacacacacacacgcacatttgTGGAGAAGGCgcaacaacgcctcttcccctcaggaggttcgaaaaagatttggcatggcccctcaaatcctcaaaaagttctacagctgtaccattgagagtatcttgactggctgcatcacggcttggtatggcaatagcaCCACCCTTgatcgcatggcgctacagagaGGGTGGGGACAGCACAGcatatcactggggctgagctccttgccatccaggacctctatatcaggcgatATGAAAGGAAGGCCAGTAAATAATTTAAGACTCCAGCCAcgcaaagactgttctctctgcttctgcGTGACAAGCGATACCGCTGGACCAAGTCAGGCACCAACAggaacctgaacagcttctatccccaagccataagactgctaaatagctaacgaAATAGCTCACTAAATAGCTAAATAAACGGCTACACAGACTATCTGAGTAGACCGTTGTATTTTTACTTGATTAAAAATgttgcactgtctctatgcacactcacatacTGGACAtggacactccaacacacacacacacaaacactcactcccATCAtttgataacacacacacataatatgcacatgcATTTTTACTGACTCTACATATACCCACTCACGCTGCTGCTACGTTGCTTATCATATATCCTGGTGCCTGGTCACCTTACCCCTTTACatgtctacctctatcactccaatatccctgcacattgtaaatatggtactgaatccgaccctgtatatagtacgcTTTCTTACTTTCtcgtgtttttgttctaccttgttattcttagtattacattgttattgattactgcattattGGGTTTAGAGCTTTCCAGGAAGACATTTCACTCTACCTGCGCACGTGatattaaaacttgaaacttctGCATACACGTCaagtacagtagcctacagtagaCTAGCGTTTCAGTGCAATGTTCGGAGCTGAACAGAGTGTAATGACACACTAGTCAGGAAATGAAGACTCTGAAAGGACCCGTTCAGTCTGTTTTGAACATACTGTACGCCATGCAACGATTTTCCGTCTGTCAAACCTTCTGACCCCTACAGCACATGTCAAAAAAACGTTTGAGTGACATAAAGAGCATAATGTGACCCTTGGAAAGAATATGCTTTCACTGAGCATTAGATCAGTTTGTAAATAATTGCATCTAGTAATATAAGTCTGGGTGCAGCGGTTTTCCTTCTAGCCTGGTAAAACCAGACTGAACACTGCGAAACAACGGTGAAACATAGCAAAATCACTTTGAGTGCCAGCCTAGCTTACCTCCTCCAAAGGGTGCCCAGATGACCCGTCGTATGACCTTGACCCAGTCATCCATGTCACTCTGGGAGTTGGCCAAGAGCAGAATGGCCTCATGACTGATAGCAGCTCGGTCCTTTTCTCCTCCTGGACCACCTGAGAGAgaacgagtaagagagagagagagagagagatgagtcgaATGCATCTTTGAAAGTTAATAGGTTGGCAGACTAATCAGGGGGAAAAGTGGTCTGAGGTTAATGAAAGGTTGATGAGTCCAGCTACTTCAATATCCTTTCATGGTTTTTTTTCATACCACAGCTCCACATCGGGAGATGATGTCCTTTAAGAGCCCCATCCCTGTACACGGCTACAATATAATATGTTGTGCATGGACAAGAACACCCAATCAGGTAGGCCCGACTCCTCAAAGATCAAGATTTGTCCAAATAAAAAATGGGATTTTCAGCCAACACGTTAGCCATCAACTACCCTCATATCTGACCTCTTGGTGAATAAAGTTGTAACCGGCACTATTACCACTAGATGGTGTAGTTGTTATGTTTAGGATACAGTTACAGCTACATCAAAGGCAGTACATGAAGATAGGAAGATCGGCTAAAACGGTAGAAACATGCCATTGAGTATAACGGTCGCCCCGAAGTCAAACTGCACATGTGCGGGgccgtcaaatcaaaggcactccttcgacataaagttgtttttgacaaAAATGAAAAAGTGTCCGTTTGTCACTAGCACGAGGTCggagtaataacatgttaaaCTACTAAAGACACTGGCTCaaatctaggttgtgcctttagatttgGGGAAAATGAACAACGAGGGAAGAAtgtcacttctctcattgacttctccAACTCAAAACCCTggcctggtctgtttggtctgCTTCACAAGCATTCCCAGAAAGCCTAGCGATATTGCACCTCTGGGTTTGGAAACTCTGTGGATACATAAGACTGACCGAACAACCAAATGTAGACTACATGTCTCAATTGATTGACCCTGTAGGATCTGGCAACAAAATGAATGTCTACCATTTATCagataagtcgctctggataagagcgtctgctaaatgactt from Oncorhynchus keta strain PuntledgeMale-10-30-2019 chromosome 24, Oket_V2, whole genome shotgun sequence encodes the following:
- the LOC118357529 gene encoding rho GTPase-activating protein 22-like isoform X1, with the protein product MTAMLSPKIRQTKRARSKSMVMGDVSRGPCRPSSPSLQEGALKAGWLKKQRSIMKNWQLKWFVLRSDQLYFYKDEEETKPQGCIPLQGCQVNELTANPEEPGRHLFEIVPGGPGGEKDRAAISHEAILLLANSQSDMDDWVKVIRRVIWAPFGGGIFGQSLEDTVQYEKKFGHRLAPLLVEQCVDFIKERGLDEEGLFRMSGQTNLVKDLQEAFDCGDKPLFDSNTDVHTVASLLKLYLRELPEPVVPFSKYEDFLACAQLLAKDAEVGVQELGKQVSNLPPANYNLLKYICKFLDEVQSHAIKNKMSVQNLATVFGPNILRPKMEDPVVIMEGTSLVQSLMTVLISEHKRLYSGRGELEVPVPQSEVTLQGQQLQQHSIGGWISEEDLQSCPTNPNEDLACSSASSLDAKLCAATTPPLRLAPSGKGETVVSPSKQTKNVPSWKYSFKGSSTPRPPPQAKPAVCAADVGASYSGNWLMNGLSSLRSHRRTASGERVRDSTSSSQRLSTYDNVTSSSSMGSVPSVASTPWSTSSCEIATPDSGSEPSGPNCGNGKGPGECQWQELALPQHQGQMGGREEERVGDRVSEQEHDSSEAMELCVSSAGCSDNGNTIANILVPSILTPEDLDGGSKVLTSLVEGLKDELRKQKVAYETIIKKLEESSAALCSQMERLEQEMEQERKKQRMLEIKLRNSDRGRHDAENRNRLLEREMEDFFSTLGDLTLGARTSNI
- the LOC118357529 gene encoding rho GTPase-activating protein 22-like isoform X2, which produces MGMRLACCKPTRLKQEHLQGGPGGEKDRAAISHEAILLLANSQSDMDDWVKVIRRVIWAPFGGGIFGQSLEDTVQYEKKFGHRLAPLLVEQCVDFIKERGLDEEGLFRMSGQTNLVKDLQEAFDCGDKPLFDSNTDVHTVASLLKLYLRELPEPVVPFSKYEDFLACAQLLAKDAEVGVQELGKQVSNLPPANYNLLKYICKFLDEVQSHAIKNKMSVQNLATVFGPNILRPKMEDPVVIMEGTSLVQSLMTVLISEHKRLYSGRGELEVPVPQSEVTLQGQQLQQHSIGGWISEEDLQSCPTNPNEDLACSSASSLDAKLCAATTPPLRLAPSGKGETVVSPSKQTKNVPSWKYSFKGSSTPRPPPQAKPAVCAADVGASYSGNWLMNGLSSLRSHRRTASGERVRDSTSSSQRLSTYDNVTSSSSMGSVPSVASTPWSTSSCEIATPDSGSEPSGPNCGNGKGPGECQWQELALPQHQGQMGGREEERVGDRVSEQEHDSSEAMELCVSSAGCSDNGNTIANILVPSILTPEDLDGGSKVLTSLVEGLKDELRKQKVAYETIIKKLEESSAALCSQMERLEQEMEQERKKQRMLEIKLRNSDRGRHDAENRNRLLEREMEDFFSTLGDLTLGARTSNI